In Alteromonas mediterranea DE, a single genomic region encodes these proteins:
- a CDS encoding type I secretion system permease/ATPase — MNNGNGLMPVNKALANIKSALLYVFLFSLAINLLMLVSPLYMLQVYDRVLVSGSHATLLFLTIFALVALIVLATLDIVRGILLARLGNAFDKTVSGYLFKNIIEQGGHSQPLRDVDTVRSFLSSPALTAIMDAPFTPLYLALIYILHPMLGHIALAGAIVLFSLALLGEKMTRIAQKDSQNASSQAHRYTDVCGKNRNAVYAMGMSSHILAKWDIPHLKSLSFGSLANSRSSGISAISKGLRFALQVGILGMGAFLVIEQESSPGVMIAASIVMGRGLAPIEASISGWRLVIAARDARERLLEYQGSLPPLTEPLPLPEPKGKLTVQNAIFQFPNSEKPLIRDVSLTINPGEVIGITGPNAAGKSTLGKLLLGLYEPTHGDIRLDGATYAQWDRKLLGPHIGYLPQSVELFPGTIAENISRFTDADPNEIMQAAQLAGVHEMILGLDNGYNFAADNFDDALSGGQRQRIALARAVFGLPELILLDEPTSSLDAEAERTVAAAIKALKEHGATVLVIGHRPALMNLTDKLLVMQNGSLAAFGPTNEIMAKLVRPAVQKTGT, encoded by the coding sequence ATGAATAATGGCAATGGATTGATGCCTGTGAATAAAGCGTTGGCTAACATTAAGTCAGCGCTCCTCTATGTTTTTCTGTTTAGTTTAGCCATTAACCTGTTGATGCTGGTCTCCCCCCTGTACATGCTGCAGGTCTATGATCGAGTATTGGTTTCAGGCAGTCATGCCACTCTACTTTTCCTTACAATTTTTGCTTTGGTTGCACTGATTGTGTTGGCCACTTTAGATATTGTTCGCGGGATCTTACTCGCTCGTTTAGGTAACGCTTTCGATAAAACAGTGAGCGGTTACTTGTTTAAAAACATTATTGAACAGGGAGGGCATAGCCAGCCACTACGTGATGTAGACACCGTGCGCAGTTTTCTTTCATCACCGGCACTCACCGCAATAATGGACGCACCGTTTACACCGCTTTATCTAGCGTTAATCTATATACTCCACCCAATGCTAGGACATATCGCGCTGGCAGGCGCTATTGTACTTTTTAGCCTGGCGCTTTTAGGCGAGAAGATGACCCGCATCGCCCAAAAAGACAGTCAAAATGCATCTAGCCAAGCACATCGCTATACGGATGTTTGTGGGAAGAACCGAAATGCAGTTTATGCAATGGGGATGAGCAGCCATATTCTTGCTAAATGGGATATTCCACATTTAAAAAGCTTGAGTTTTGGAAGCCTTGCCAATTCCCGTAGTAGCGGCATTTCGGCAATATCGAAAGGCCTGAGATTTGCGCTTCAAGTAGGCATTTTAGGAATGGGGGCATTCCTTGTGATAGAGCAAGAATCTTCGCCTGGAGTGATGATTGCAGCCTCAATTGTAATGGGAAGAGGGCTAGCACCTATTGAAGCATCAATAAGTGGGTGGCGCTTAGTCATTGCTGCCCGTGATGCGAGGGAACGATTACTAGAATATCAAGGTAGTTTACCCCCCTTGACTGAACCGCTACCGTTGCCAGAGCCAAAAGGCAAGTTAACCGTTCAAAACGCTATCTTTCAGTTTCCGAACAGTGAAAAACCGCTGATAAGAGATGTAAGTTTAACCATAAATCCGGGTGAGGTCATTGGAATAACAGGGCCCAATGCAGCGGGTAAAAGTACCTTAGGTAAATTGCTTTTAGGGCTTTATGAGCCTACCCATGGTGATATTCGCCTTGATGGCGCGACATACGCCCAGTGGGACAGAAAATTACTAGGGCCTCATATTGGTTACTTACCGCAAAGTGTGGAGCTTTTTCCTGGAACAATCGCGGAGAACATCAGCCGTTTCACCGATGCAGATCCAAATGAAATCATGCAAGCAGCGCAGCTTGCTGGTGTACATGAAATGATCCTTGGCTTGGATAATGGCTATAACTTCGCTGCTGATAACTTTGATGACGCTTTGTCTGGTGGGCAAAGGCAGAGAATAGCGCTGGCGCGGGCAGTTTTTGGTTTGCCCGAGCTCATTCTACTTGATGAGCCGACGTCTTCTTTAGACGCAGAGGCAGAACGTACCGTCGCTGCTGCGATAAAAGCGCTGAAGGAACATGGCGCCACAGTGCTAGTGATAGGGCATCGCCCAGCTCTCATGAACTTAACGGATAAGTTATTAGTCATGCAAAACGGTTCGCTCGCTGCTTTTGGCCCCACCAATGAAATAATGGCTAAACTCGTCAGGCCTGCGGTTCAAAAAACAGGTACCTAA
- a CDS encoding HlyD family type I secretion periplasmic adaptor subunit, producing the protein MNVANDDLPKIKTSLKGPIVSGLTILLIFIVGATVWASSAKLASAIIAVGQLKVDSNRKQIQHLDGGIVNEIIVSDGQRVKKGDTLVILDPVQAKSSLGIVAGALFTAELKRSRLQAERDNTDQPDFTRFLHREHEDKNSLIDAQQSLFSIRRSVQVSQQEILHQQIENLKSQILGFESQQASTQTQIEISKDELVNLRNLKARGLVGNERLLELERNLAQLEGRAGELVSSIASAKASIDEKRLELIRVKRSFHEQVLAELQDVESEIIDLQERANAATHHLQQMVVKAPVDGLIVGLNVHTLGGVVVPGQLLMEIVPDNDALIVEGQVLPTDVDDLRFGQNARVKLSGLQQRITPELTGKLMYVSADSILDERSGMNFFIIRVSIAAEELAKLPTEQLIPGMPAEVFVQTGERTALEYLLQPLSDTIDRAWREK; encoded by the coding sequence ATGAATGTAGCTAACGACGATTTACCTAAAATAAAGACCTCACTTAAGGGGCCCATTGTATCCGGCTTGACTATCTTACTGATATTTATTGTAGGAGCTACGGTTTGGGCGTCTTCAGCGAAACTGGCCAGTGCTATTATCGCAGTAGGTCAACTGAAAGTAGACTCCAACCGTAAACAAATTCAACACCTTGACGGAGGCATTGTTAACGAAATAATAGTTTCTGACGGACAGAGAGTGAAAAAGGGCGATACATTGGTAATTTTAGATCCCGTTCAAGCCAAGTCTTCATTAGGAATTGTCGCGGGGGCACTGTTCACAGCAGAGTTGAAACGTAGTCGTTTACAAGCGGAGAGAGACAATACTGACCAGCCCGATTTCACGCGGTTTTTGCATAGAGAGCATGAAGATAAAAATAGCCTGATTGACGCTCAGCAATCCTTATTTTCGATTCGGCGTTCTGTGCAAGTATCCCAACAAGAAATTCTGCATCAACAAATTGAAAACCTCAAATCACAAATATTGGGGTTTGAAAGTCAACAAGCCTCTACTCAAACCCAAATAGAAATAAGTAAGGACGAACTGGTAAATCTTAGAAACCTAAAAGCTAGAGGGTTAGTAGGAAATGAGCGTCTGCTTGAGCTAGAAAGGAATTTGGCCCAACTAGAGGGTAGGGCAGGCGAACTTGTTTCGTCCATTGCCAGTGCGAAAGCGAGTATTGATGAAAAGCGCTTAGAGCTTATCCGAGTGAAGCGCAGTTTCCATGAGCAGGTGCTAGCTGAACTGCAAGACGTTGAATCTGAGATTATTGATTTGCAAGAGCGCGCAAACGCTGCAACGCACCACCTGCAACAAATGGTCGTTAAAGCCCCTGTCGACGGTTTAATTGTAGGGCTAAATGTCCATACATTAGGAGGCGTCGTTGTACCCGGGCAATTGCTTATGGAGATTGTGCCAGATAACGATGCGCTTATAGTAGAAGGCCAAGTATTGCCTACGGATGTTGACGACTTACGGTTTGGTCAGAACGCACGGGTGAAACTCTCTGGGTTACAGCAACGGATAACACCCGAACTAACAGGTAAACTGATGTATGTTTCAGCAGACAGTATTTTAGACGAACGCTCTGGTATGAACTTTTTTATCATTCGAGTAAGTATCGCCGCTGAAGAGCTAGCTAAACTGCCAACTGAACAGCTTATTCCAGGAATGCCTGCAGAGGTTTTTGTGCAAACAGGCGAGCGGACGGCATTAGAGTACTTACTGCAACCTCTGTCCGACACTATTGATCGAGCTTGGCGTGAAAAATAA
- the tmpT gene encoding thiopurine S-methyltransferase, giving the protein MEHSFWHSKWQKNEIGFHEPEGNALLVKHAHVLLSGGEQSSHPIRIFVPLCGKTRDIAWLLSQGVEVVGAELSEVAITQLFEELGAAPTVAETEHGKVYAKDGLTVFVGDIFKLSAKDVGNISGVYDRAALVALPSQLRAQYASHLMEITHKAPQLIISFEYNQDELAGPPFSVNEHTVASLYADSYVINRLERSVLEGGLKGKVDAENLVFELVAK; this is encoded by the coding sequence ATGGAACATAGTTTTTGGCACAGTAAATGGCAAAAAAATGAGATTGGATTTCATGAACCAGAAGGCAATGCGCTTTTGGTAAAACATGCTCACGTGCTGCTTAGCGGTGGCGAGCAATCGTCTCACCCTATACGCATATTTGTTCCCTTATGCGGTAAAACTCGCGATATTGCTTGGTTACTCTCTCAAGGAGTAGAAGTCGTCGGTGCAGAACTTAGCGAAGTTGCAATCACGCAGCTGTTTGAAGAGCTAGGCGCTGCACCTACTGTGGCTGAAACCGAACATGGAAAAGTTTACGCTAAAGACGGCTTGACTGTGTTTGTTGGTGACATTTTCAAGCTTTCAGCAAAGGATGTAGGCAACATTTCAGGCGTTTACGACCGAGCTGCATTAGTCGCACTGCCCAGTCAGCTGCGTGCGCAATACGCTTCGCATTTAATGGAAATTACGCACAAAGCGCCTCAACTTATTATTTCTTTTGAGTACAATCAGGATGAGCTCGCTGGGCCGCCATTTAGTGTAAATGAACACACAGTAGCGTCGCTTTACGCTGATAGTTACGTAATCAATCGCTTAGAGCGCTCAGTTTTAGAGGGTGGTTTAAAAGGCAAGGTAGACGCAGAAAACCTTGTCTTCGAACTCGTCGCTAAATAG
- a CDS encoding outer membrane protein assembly factor BamE, with product MKLQHLLVILGITLTSTACSNWIYRIDVPQGNFLDQRDVEKLRVGMTKEQVIYVLGNPVVQDSFDDDTWYYVYDMKRGMKKRGEDFQKQMVINFVDNKVTTVEGDFELSEDFNTPLDN from the coding sequence ATGAAGTTGCAACACCTATTAGTAATTCTCGGCATCACACTAACATCAACCGCTTGCTCGAACTGGATTTATAGAATCGACGTTCCTCAAGGCAACTTTCTCGACCAAAGAGACGTTGAAAAGCTTCGGGTTGGCATGACAAAAGAGCAAGTCATTTATGTATTAGGTAATCCTGTCGTTCAAGACTCATTCGACGATGATACTTGGTACTACGTTTACGATATGAAGCGCGGCATGAAAAAGCGCGGCGAAGATTTTCAAAAACAAATGGTGATAAATTTCGTAGATAATAAAGTCACCACAGTTGAAGGTGACTTTGAACTCTCCGAAGATTTCAATACCCCACTTGATAACTAA
- the recN gene encoding DNA repair protein RecN, with the protein MLAHLSISNFAVVKQLSVHLENGLTAITGETGAGKSIAIDALSLCLGERADANAVRKGSTKAEIIAHFSLNGNVAAKTFLDEHELTSDEDENSCFIRRVISKEGRSKAFINGVPASLQQLKGLGQFLLAIHGQNTHLQLLKEDHQRELVDSYAQHDDILDNVKDAYSQWRDKQRTLKTLQDQAQQREDRLQLLTYQVRELDEFAIEEGEFEELETEHKRLSNGQSLLEQAQTSVYNLYENDEGNALSVIQSSIERLGELETHDASLTPIIALLNDASIQIEEAAGELRSYCDHLEIDPLRLQQVEARYAKAMDLARKHSVMPEALYKHHQELTTEFTSLSEQDTLLGTLEGEVATAREDYLQTTKGLSESRQQAAIKLGQDIEAQIRQMNMPHAKVDIQIQYDEFKKPVSTGLDTVEFKVSTNPGQDADKLEKVVSGGELSRIGLAIQVIASDHNATPTMIFDEVDTGISGPTASIVGGLLRKLGKQSQVMCVTHLPQVAAQAHNQLFVTKLTDGESTETQMLALTKQDRIDELARLLAGDKITKSALANAKELLKSAISN; encoded by the coding sequence GCAGACGCCAATGCGGTGCGTAAAGGCAGCACCAAAGCTGAAATCATTGCTCACTTTTCACTTAACGGTAATGTGGCAGCTAAAACGTTTCTTGACGAGCACGAATTAACGTCTGACGAAGATGAAAACAGCTGTTTTATTCGGCGGGTCATCTCTAAAGAAGGTCGCTCGAAAGCATTCATTAATGGTGTTCCAGCATCGTTGCAGCAATTGAAAGGGCTGGGGCAGTTCTTGCTCGCCATTCATGGGCAAAATACCCACCTGCAGCTGTTAAAAGAAGATCATCAAAGAGAGCTAGTGGACAGCTACGCTCAACACGATGATATTTTAGATAATGTGAAGGACGCGTACTCACAGTGGCGAGATAAACAACGTACGCTAAAAACACTTCAAGACCAAGCTCAACAGCGTGAAGACCGTCTTCAACTTCTTACCTACCAAGTACGTGAACTAGACGAGTTTGCTATTGAAGAAGGCGAATTTGAAGAGCTAGAAACAGAACACAAACGATTGAGCAATGGTCAAAGCTTACTAGAGCAAGCGCAAACCAGTGTTTATAACTTGTATGAAAACGATGAAGGTAATGCCCTTTCGGTTATTCAAAGCAGCATTGAACGTTTAGGTGAGTTAGAAACGCACGACGCTAGCCTAACGCCCATTATTGCACTTTTAAATGACGCCTCAATTCAAATAGAGGAAGCGGCAGGTGAGCTACGCAGTTACTGCGACCACCTAGAAATTGACCCATTGCGACTGCAGCAAGTAGAGGCGCGTTACGCAAAAGCGATGGATTTAGCACGTAAACATAGTGTTATGCCAGAAGCCCTTTACAAGCACCATCAAGAGCTAACCACAGAGTTTACATCACTTTCAGAACAAGACACATTGCTAGGCACTCTCGAAGGTGAAGTTGCCACGGCCCGCGAAGATTACTTACAGACAACTAAAGGCCTTTCTGAAAGCAGACAACAAGCAGCCATTAAATTAGGCCAAGATATAGAAGCGCAAATTCGTCAAATGAATATGCCTCATGCAAAAGTAGATATTCAAATTCAATACGACGAATTCAAAAAACCTGTTAGCACAGGTTTAGATACCGTTGAATTTAAAGTCTCGACCAACCCTGGTCAGGACGCCGACAAACTTGAAAAAGTCGTCTCTGGCGGTGAGCTTTCGCGCATAGGGTTAGCGATTCAAGTTATCGCGAGCGACCATAATGCTACTCCCACAATGATTTTTGACGAAGTCGATACGGGAATTAGCGGCCCTACCGCCTCTATTGTTGGTGGGCTTTTACGCAAGCTGGGTAAGCAGTCACAAGTTATGTGCGTAACCCATTTGCCTCAGGTGGCAGCTCAAGCTCACAATCAGCTGTTTGTAACGAAATTGACCGATGGCGAAAGTACAGAAACGCAGATGCTGGCGTTAACAAAGCAAGATAGAATCGATGAACTCGCGCGGTTATTAGCAGGTGATAAAATCACTAAATCAGCCTTAGCTAATGCAAAAGAGCTGCTTAAAAGCGCTATATCGAACTAA